CTAAAATCTTTATTCCACTAATATACAGGTTCATTACCTTCTCATTGTCTCACTTTCAAACGTTAGtagtaaacacaccagccaaccATGTGGTCTTGATTAAACAGTTCCTATGTGGCCTGATGTGGAACACAGCACTGGTCAGGATGACCCACCGTCGGGAGCATTTTTATTGCCCTCGGTGATGTGCACCTTCCAGTCTGAGGGAGTGTCTGCATCCAGATGAGCACCAATAGATCTTGCTGACAAAAAAACAGAGGACATGTATGATGAGCCCTGCAACTTCTAAACCACATGTGAAGCGCAACATGTAGCCTACATTATGCAGTcaaaaaaggaaaaataaattaATCAGGCGTGTGGGTGAGACATAGATTGAAACAGTTGCAACCAATGTGGAAATGAGTAGAGATTGGTCGGCCACGTGTTACGGGTAAGGAGGCTCGCAAGACACTTTCTGTTCCTGTCACAGAGAACCCATGTGACAAGAGATGCCACATCTTCTAGCAGTCTCCTGTCAACAGTCTGAACCACATCTATACCTGCCACACAGCTCCTAGTTAGACCAGCAGGAGACTAGCTGGATTTTAGTGCATTAAAATTGACTGGTGGAATGGAAAGTTTCAGGGACAAGAAGGCTGAGATAGAAAGGAATCTTTACAGATGACACAACTGAGGAGGACGGTTTCCTGTTAAAACACTTACATGATAGTAATAGGCCTACCTGTGGGGGACAATGTGCTCAGTTAATTTACCAAGTCATAGGCATACTACACTTGAATCTTCAAATACAAAACAACTTTTTGTTTATTCTACCATTCACACTTGCATGTTCATGTGGCACAGCATCCTACCATTATATAGGCACAGAATGGAGTGTGAACAATGGTGTGCACTCAATCTACAAGCGTTATTTATTTAAAAGcattattcggctgtccccaaagGATAACCCTTTTGGCTTCCATGTAGACCCCTTTCTACAAAGTCTTACATGGAACCAAAATAGGTTATGCTATGGGGACAGACAAAGAAACCTTTTGGGACccttaaaaaaaaagtttataagtgtgtgtttgtgtgtttcaacAGGAAGAGGTCCTGTCTAAAACCTTATGTAGAAAGGAAGCCAAGCCTGAGTGTGTCTGCTAAATAAACACCTCAATGAATCAGGAGAACTTACTGGAGTCTATCAGAACTGGTGAAAACAGGAGAAGCAGAGAAAGAAATATAACCTATTTTCATTTGGCCACTGTGCAAAAGAGGGAGGTCAAATACTTAATCCATAATAATCCTATTCATACAGAAATGATTCCAATTTTCAAATGATGTGATCTATCAATGACATTATGTCAGTGTAGgctgtaaatatttttttttttattgtagaCAACAATAAATAATATAGCATGACATGCAAATTGAATATGCAACAAAATAACAATATCAATCATTTAGGCCTATTGGGCACTACAGTAAAATTCTGGTTTAATTCAATTTACAATGGAAACCCTGACAGCTTACCTGCTAACAAGAACGTCGGCAACAGAATGCAGTAGAGCAGTCCACATACCACCTGAAGCTCCATGAGCGCGCGTCCCAAATGCACTGCTTAGCTCCAGTCTACAGTCCCGCTGACATTCCTCGACGGAACGTTAAATTCCACCCAATTAATTTTAATAAACCCAGTCCGCAATAATTGTTCATGGTTTTCAAAGTGTCTTTTGAACCTATAAAATAAAGCGGTGCGGTCATTCCACTAGGCAGACATATGACTTCCAAAAGTAATATTTTTCAAGTTTCCTGAGTAGTGGACAAATGAAATCAATTGAGGTTCTTGTTCTGTAAATCCACAAGACATCTTCACCTCACATTTCGGGGATATAAAGTATATTCGCACGAAATTGTAAACAAAACTAACTACCAGCTCTCCCGTATTGAAacaactctcctctctttccgCCCCTTGAACTGAATATTCCATGTAAAGCAATATCTTCATGGAAAAAGTGATTCACCAGTAGGCCTAATGCAACACTTGAACTGTTCTTTCAATCGCTGTAAATCCAATTCACTCTCATTGGGTTGGCACTTCCTCAGgttttcttctctctgtctacatAACCTAACTAACAATTTTAAGGTGTGTTTTCGAAAGCAACATGTCCACGAGGAAGACTATCTCACAAGCATACACAATTAATGTATGGTAATTTCGAAAGAAACGAATTTGAAAATACATTTTCAGCCTATTCAGCTATTCTATATCATAGTTAACGCATGTTTGAAGATCTCACTGTCAGCACCATCGCCTGCGATTTTCCTATTTGAAAGAGCACGTTGTCGTTTTGCGTTGACACATGACACTTACAAACTTTAGCCCATAGCAGGAAATTATAAGTGAATTGTTACTATGTGACACTCCTTCAGCAACATGCTAATAAAAAGCCCTACCTTAACTGCGCAGTAAACCAGTAGTCTATGAATTTTGAGATTATACAAACGAAAACTCGTACTCGGTAATCTTTTGAAAAAATGTCACACTACTGCAACCCGCTTGAAATTGACTCTACATCTTCTAAATATTGTCTGGTAAATCATTAGCGTCCTCTAGCGGTACACCAAGCCCAACTCATCAGTGTTGCCAACTAATTTTCAGGGTAAATTGCTAGAGGCAGGTTGATTTGTTGCTAAAAGTTGCTAAATTACGTTGGGATGTCATTGCGTGATAACGTAAAACTGCGTCATTACGTGGAATACACAATAACGTTACTCAAATTGACTGGCCATCCCTGCAAAAAATATGATTTGACGTTTGTTCAGGTACAGAGTCCCACTCTTTTCTGTACTTCTGGCTGTACAGTTTTGATTGAAACTTGTTGATTGATGGTGTAAGTTCTGTTCAATATTAAACATTCGTTaccaactatattcattgggTTTGGCTCATCGAACCCGTGCTATTGCTGTTTGCAGTCAGCCAACAATGATTTGCAATTTGCTGAAATTGCTGCTGGCCTGCTGCTGACGTCACTCACAATGCACCTTTTCAGCCAGGCACGTGTATTGTGACAGTGTGTGACAGAAATAAGTAGTTCTTGTGTCATTTAGAGGGAAAATGCATCCATTTTAGCGTTTGAGTCACTTTTCAAAAGTTGATAAaagttccattttttttttaagtagctAAATGTGTTACTAGGTGCTGTTTGAAAAAAGTTACCAGGGTAGACTGAAAAGTTGCTAAATCTAGCAACAAAATTGTCCACCAATTGCCTATCTTTGAAACAGGGCGGGAGAAGGGTGTGGCTTATGGAGGTCACGTGTCTATTTCGCGCGAAAATATGTTGCATGTTCTGGTCATAGCGACTTTGAGCTAGCCTTCATATACACTTCGGTAGCTCATGCTGCTGAGTTGAAATTTATTTATCGTTTGATCAGTCGTCTTTCCTGGCCAGAAGATAATTGTGTGGTTCTAGATTAACATCATTATGTCTCAGGCGCGGGTCACCGATTTCTACGTCAAGAGAAAGAAAGATGCTAGTGGGGCTGCGCATGGTGATGGCAATAAAACGCAAGTTGTGGACACTGTAACAAGTAAGCCATGCACAATATCAACTCGGTCGAAAAGCAAGAATGCGGCACCTACAACAAAGGTTATGATAAAGAATTCCAAATCAACATGTTCTGAAAACAGTGTACAAGATGAGTTTTGGAGGGTTATTGATGAGGCGACTTCGGTCGATGAGGTGGAGGTGCTGGCGAGGACCGACTCGGAAAAACAAACACTTTTCTCCAGCCCTCGTACTCCCAAGAGGACCTCTACAGAAGCTGAATTCGATCTTGGATCAGCTGTATTTTCAACCACTGCTGAACATAGCACAGCAAAGAAGCGTCTTCGGATCGAGGCAAATAAACACGCCATCGCTGCAGGGACAAGTCCTGAGCCGGTTAAAGCTGTAAAGAAGTCGGTCAGGAAGAAATTGATTCTCGTCAAAAACGACGAACAGGTAATGTTGGCGCATTTTCGTAGGCCGCCATGGCTCGTTGGCTAAAGCCTATGGGGTCAtttaatgttttttatttttttaagctgCGTAAATTAAGGTTGTGGTAAACACATGCTAGATGCTTAGATCTTATAACTAACTACTTGTTGTTCTGTAGGCTAAATAAAACGAGCACAGGCTTAAGTAATGttttaactgactgatattatagTCATAAACTAACCCATTTACAGATTTTAGTGCTACAAGTTGGCGACCTCTATTGCTAGAAATATTAACCTAGCAAGTCTGGTCCAGAATGGTTAGCTAGTTAGACATCATAAACTAGACACAACGAAAGACCTCACAGACAATGTTTGGCTAAGGAATTTGAAGACAAATTGGGAAGGGGGCTGAACATTTGAGTCACAGCTGAatccttttttttttaccaggcaaCCCACTCTCTGGCTAAAGATGTCCCGCAGGTACCCTATCCAATACCTGTTGATAAAGAATCAAAGAATTTCGTCAATCGCAGTGCCAACAATTCTCCAAGGCACAAACCACATGTTCAGGGCAGCACAAAACCAAAAGAGGGGCACAAGGTACAGTATTGTTGGTAGCTTATGCTTTCACCGTTATGTCTACACACCTGGCCACAATTCAATTATCTGAGATTGTTTCATTTTTATCTAATGAAGTTACTCTTTAGTCATACCATAATGGACAGAATCCTCACAAATGTTGCAATGTCATTGTCTTTCTACCACATCAGACTTTCTCCAAAGAGGATGTTGCGGCCCTCAAGTTCCGCCTTAAGAAGATACAGGGCCAGACACGGAAAGCTGAGAACCTGCCCTCTATGCCCCCCGAGTCTACTGCCACTGCCCCAGACCTGAAGACCCAGCTAGCCTGTGTTAAAGAGCTTGCTGCTAAGGCACAACACCGGAAGGAGGAGAGGTTGGCAGAGGCCAGATCTACTGAAGAAAATAATCGGCCGCAACCCGAGGATGGGTGAGGATGAAACAAGTATTTCAATAACGGTGTTATTTGAAGAGGCTTTTGTAGTTGCTTTGATTATAACTAATCCTTTGTCCTGATCTGTAATATGCTCTTTTTCAGAGATAAGCTCCCAGCCTATCAGCGGTACCATACTCTTGCCCAGGATGTTCCCCCTGGCCTCACCCTGCCCTTCAAGTACAAACTGCTTGCCGGAATGTTCCGAAGCATGGACACCATAGTGGGAATGCTCTTCAACCGCTCAGAGACGGTTACCTTTGCCAAAGTGAAGCAGGGTGTCCAGGACATGATGCACAAGTATGGTGCAAACTATAATTATCTAATTGGATGATAAGTAGAAATCCACAGGAAGGAGCAGCAGAAATATTCATTACTTTTCCTTTTAATTTCACAGGTGTTTTGAGGAGACCCATGTGGGCCAGATTAAGACCGTCTATCCTACGGCCTACCTTTTCCGCCAGGAGAGAAACATTCCTACCTTCAGTGCTACAGTGAGGAAGTCGAGCTACCAGCTCACAGTGGAGCCTGTCATTGAAGCTGGTGAGGGGGAGGTCTCATGATGCTTTGTATTCTTTCAATACAGATGAGTGTATTTAAATAACTGCTGATACGACAGTTTCTCCTAATGTCTGTTTTTGTTCCTCAGATAAGAGCAAGGCAGTGCTGGCTGCTTCCCGCCTGTTAGAGAGGAGACGTATCTTCCACCAAAACCTAATCAGCATTGTGAAAGGGCATCACAAGGTAGGCACCATTTATACGAGAAAATGTACTCTTAACTGTATACTTTGAATTGACCCGACTTGGTAACCAATCTGTCTGTATATGTTGTCTTTAGGCATTCCTTGCCAAGTTGAATCCTCCTATTAGAGTCCCAGATGACAAGCTTACCCGCTGGCACCCTCGCTTCAATGTGGATGAGGTGCCCAATGTCCTGCCCAGTGAGCTGCCCCAGCCCCCACAGGAAGCTGAGAAGCTAACCACTGCCCGGGAGGTTCTGGACAAGGCCTGCTCCATGATGACCCCTAAGGTACTTACTGACTGGTCTGTCCTGCATTCTCCACACATCCAACCCttacacacacagtcaacactgCTGTTTTGTCTCTATAACATCAACTGTGACCAACACTAATCTAATTTTATTAGTcacgtgctgaatacaacaggtgtagaccttagtgaaatgctttcttacgagctcctaaccaacagtgcagttaaaaaataaaataaatacggATAAGAGAAaaataacaagtaattaaagagcaacagtcATATATGTGTGTGGGGAGGTGCCAGtacagtcaatgtgcgggggcaccggttagttgaggtagtatgtaagTATGCATAGATGAGactggcagtggtgtggagggggacCATGCAAATAGATGTTCAATTGTCTTGTGGTTtgcgggtagaagctgtttagaagcctcttggacctagacttggcgctctggtaccgcttgctgtgcagtagcagagaagtctatgactagggtggctggagtctttgacaatttttagggcctttcactgacaccgcctggtatagaggtcctggatggcaggaagcttggccccagtgatgtactgggcagttcacactaccctctgtagtgccttgcggtcggaggcctaGCAGTTGCCACTATCCACTGATTATGATTTGTATACTGTATATCCTATAGTATACTTATACTTTTTTGCACTGTTGCGGgagcttgcaagtaagcatttcactgcatgtTTTATACTTGTTGTGAACTGTATGTGCTGAATAAACCTGGATTTGATTGGGCTCTAGTTTTAAAGGGCATTAATTTAAATTGCATTGTTTGGTATTAACAATTTTGCTGTTTGCAGATGGAGAAAGCGCTGGCCAACATGGCTCTGAAGACTGCAGAGATGGTCTGTGTAAAAGAGCAAGAGCCTGTTCCACAAACTCATGTGGCTCCTGCTGAAACTCACAGTGCCCTCAAAGGGGTATCTCAGTCCCTGCTGGAGAGGGTAGGTCACCCTGCTGTTTGACTTAGGACAAATGATAAAATGTGTGTATGTAGTACAGTGTGAGGACTGGGACTGATCCCTCTTTTGTTATAGATCCGAGCAAAGGAGGCTCAGAAGCTCCAAGCTGCCATGACCCGGAACCCTCAACAGGAGGAGCGCCTTGTGATGATGTCACGGCTGGGAGAGCTGGCTCGGATCCTGCGTAACGTCTTTGTGGCAGAGAAGAAACCTGCACTGATCATGGAGGTGGCCTGTAACCGGATGGTCTCTAGTTACCGCTCTGCCCTGAGCACAGGTGAGCTATCTGAAGAAATGCCTGATATGAAAtcctatatattttttactttaaaaaaatCCCTTGGTTTTCATGTCAGTCAATGTCAGAACTGCTGCAATCTTTTTAGGTGATATGGAGCTGCACCTTCGTCTGCTGGCAGAACTGACTCCTGAATGGCTTACCATTCACACAATTAGAAAGGACTTCTATCTCAAGTTGATCAAGACCATGGACCTGAATGTGGTACTGGAGAAACTGAAGCAGAAGACCAAAGAGGAAGAAAGGCTTTGAAGCTGCTATGATTTTCAATGTGTAATTTGAGTGTGACTAAAGTATTTTAGTGATTGGACAATGCAGGGCTGGTttgtttacttttttttttaaaggaagttAAACTATTTTTACCAACTCAATAAGCGTGCATATTTTTTAATGTGTATAGATAAATGCTGTGTTCAATGATACTGACTCATTTTGTTGGTGACTGTTTCTTGTTGATTGGGTAGTATTCTAACACCGTTGTCCTAGTTTTGTAATAAACTTTCTAGTTCACGGACAGGTTTAATATACTTGCCATGTGTTAAATCCTTTTTATTATTGTTTAAGCTGTATTACATCCACACTAGCATTGGAGTAAAAATATTTTTACCCTTGACAAACTGCCTTTTGTTTTTGTTTGCACAATGGATTTCCATCAAGCAGGTTCTTGTTCTGTGGTGCACAATGAACCAAGTATATTGACAAAATGACTGCCTCATACAGTTGCACCAGTACAGTAATTAAATACCAAAAGGCACCTTTAGACATTGATACTTAGGGCTAGCACACAACAGTTATGGAGGAAAACTAATGTAACCATAAAACAGCACATTGGGTACACTTAAGGTGATCTATTGACAAGCTAGCTGTGACTAACAATGGAAATGCATGTCCTCAATGATTGAAGCCAGATATGTGCATAACAGGCAACTAAGTTCTCAGTTATAATGCCACATTTTATTTAATCCTTATTTTAGGTAAGTTGGCTACGAACACAATTTACAGCTATGACCTGGGGAATAATTACAAGGGAAAGAtggagccaattggaagctggggataaTTTGGTGatggaatttagccaggacaccggggttaataCTCCTACTCtcacgataagtgccatgggctcTTTAgtgagagtcaggacacctgtttaacatcccatGCAAAAGACTGCACCCTACACCGGGCAATGTCCCCTAATCACTGCCCTGGGACATtgggattttttttaaagaccagaggaaagagtgccttcCACTGGCATTCCAAcaacacttccagcagcatctggtcatCCAACCCTGCATAGCTTCTgcggcaagccagcagtgggacgCTGGGTAGTGTGCTGCTGGCACTTCcttttggatttttttttataACTCATCTACACATTGgttcaaaatactgcccctacaATGTAAGAAGTGGCTTTGTTGAATTACCTGAGGCTTCTTTGATAGAGTTCCATACAAAAAAGGTCTCATCTCATGTGGACTGGTTTTTGGCAAGAGTAAATCCTCTCGAATTTGCCTCTTTCTatggtacacttcctgctttcgCCAGTTCACGCATTATGCCATCATTGCCTTGA
This sequence is a window from Oncorhynchus keta strain PuntledgeMale-10-30-2019 chromosome 14, Oket_V2, whole genome shotgun sequence. Protein-coding genes within it:
- the cdt1 gene encoding DNA replication factor Cdt1; its protein translation is MSQARVTDFYVKRKKDASGAAHGDGNKTQVVDTVTSKPCTISTRSKSKNAAPTTKVMIKNSKSTCSENSVQDEFWRVIDEATSVDEVEVLARTDSEKQTLFSSPRTPKRTSTEAEFDLGSAVFSTTAEHSTAKKRLRIEANKHAIAAGTSPEPVKAVKKSVRKKLILVKNDEQATHSLAKDVPQVPYPIPVDKESKNFVNRSANNSPRHKPHVQGSTKPKEGHKTFSKEDVAALKFRLKKIQGQTRKAENLPSMPPESTATAPDLKTQLACVKELAAKAQHRKEERLAEARSTEENNRPQPEDGDKLPAYQRYHTLAQDVPPGLTLPFKYKLLAGMFRSMDTIVGMLFNRSETVTFAKVKQGVQDMMHKCFEETHVGQIKTVYPTAYLFRQERNIPTFSATVRKSSYQLTVEPVIEADKSKAVLAASRLLERRRIFHQNLISIVKGHHKAFLAKLNPPIRVPDDKLTRWHPRFNVDEVPNVLPSELPQPPQEAEKLTTAREVLDKACSMMTPKMEKALANMALKTAEMVCVKEQEPVPQTHVAPAETHSALKGVSQSLLERIRAKEAQKLQAAMTRNPQQEERLVMMSRLGELARILRNVFVAEKKPALIMEVACNRMVSSYRSALSTGDMELHLRLLAELTPEWLTIHTIRKDFYLKLIKTMDLNVVLEKLKQKTKEEERL